CTGGAAGGAAGCCGGCCGTAAATCCTATTTAGTCCTGTATATGATGTTGGGGCCGCCTTATGCCAAGCAGGATGCCCGGCGGGGACGTTCCTGCCGGACGATGCGGTATGAAGTTCTTATCAACGGCCATTCTTTGGGCGTGACAGATCGATACTTCTCCTTTTTCCGCTCCGATCAGAAGTTGGAGGAAATCACGCTGGAAGTCCCTCCGCGTCTCGTGAAGAGGGGTAAAAACCATTTAACCATCCGCAACCATGACCATTGTTTTCATCTTTTGCTGGTGAAGGCGGAATGGCATGAGGAACCCCTTCAGGACGCCCTGTTCGGCGTTCGTTTACCGGAGCTTGTTTTGCCGCGCGGATACTACACCGGCTTCGACACCAATGTGGTGGCGCCTGAAAATGCGGCAGAATTCAAGCGCCTGCTTGTCGATATCAGCGATGGTCAGCACTGCAACTATGTCCTGCTCCGCCCGGAGGGAAGTTTGATTCATGCCGTGGATCTGGACGAGTGGGTCCGCATCTTCACGCAGAAGGGAATCCATTTCAGCTATCTGTTCGATGAGATGGAGGGAACCCGCCGCTTGCAGGAGAAAGCCGGTCCACTTTTCCTGGGGCACTTCTCCCATGAGATTTCCCATTGTCCGCACCAATATGCCTCAGGCCAGATCAGGAATGAAAATCAGCCGACCATGCGGACCGCCCATGAAAACTACATGCGCTACGCGCGTTGGCTGGTTCGCTACATCAAACAGGCCAGTCCCCAGACCCAAGTGACTGTCGGCGAGTCCCAGTTATTAGCCGCTTTGAATTACCAGGCCGGAGTGGACCGGGTGCTTCCTCAAGTAAATTGGGGTGTGCATAATGGAATCCTGCTGGCCGAGGCGCGGGGTGCAAATGGCACCTTCAAAAAAGAGGGATTCGGGGTTCATTTTGCTGGCGGATGCCTCAACTTCCCGCCGTCACTGGCGACGGAGCGGCTTTATCAGGTCTCGCTCCATACCTGTTACCTGCACGGCGTCAAGCACCTCTACGACGAAGAAAGCGCCCTTGCGATGATTCATGGGATCAGGCCCTATTCGAAACATAGCCGGTTTTGCCGCGGACGCCGGGCCCTTTTGGCTCGCTACAACCGGTTCTTGTCACAGCACGGTGACCCGGGAACACCGGAGGTCCCATTGGCCATGATGACCGGGCGATATGAATTCCCTTTCCCGACCTCGTTCCCGAAGATCGGCGAACAAAAGGTCTGGCAGAATTTCGGGGGAACGGACGCAGCGTGGCATCCTTCCGATCCGGAGGCAGGCTGGAAATTGCTTCGGGTCTTACTGCCAGGCGCTCTGATTCCGGACTTTCCGGCCGAAAGCGAGGATGTCCGCCTTTGGCATTCCGGAACGCCACTGGGCCAGTTTGATATTATTTCCAGCACCTCCCCGGCGCAGTCCTGGCGGAAATACCGGACGATTATTTTCCCCGGATGGAACTCCATGGAGGCGCCGCTTTATCGCAAGTTGCTGACTTTTGTCAAAAGTGGAGGAACCCTCCTGATGACCGCTCCGCAACTCTCCACGCGTGTGGATCGCGAATACCTGCGCGAGATGGCTCATCCGGAATGGATTTTCGGAGGTGAAGTGCAGGAACTTTTTGGAGTAAAACTGCTCAAGCAGGGAGGCTTCGCCCAGGAAGTGCGTGGCGATGAGGATAATATCCTGCTGCCGAAATTGATCCGGCTGAGCGCGAAAATCAATAATACCCGCCTCAAACTAGCGGGGGCACAGGTTCTTGCGCGGGACCAACGAGGGCAACCGGTTCTCGTAGAAAATCGAGTAGGCAAAGGAGTCGCCCGTTTGCTGACGTTGCAGGCGTTCCCGGGGTCGCCCGGCTTGCAGCCATTGATGGCAGAACTATGCAAATCCCTTGCAACGGAAGCGCGCGGGAAGATCTGGGTGGAGGACCCCTCGACCGACGTCGCCTGGTATCTTTTCCGGAAGGAAGGTCACCAGCATTTATGGCTCTTGAATACGGATTGGACCACTGCGGGAAATGTCAAGAATGTGCAGATTCATGCAGGCAGTCGGCTCTGGCCTGTGACGGTTCTGCAGGGCGAACCGATGTGCGTTCAGATCGATTAAATTAAAACAAGAAAGAGAGACAGTTGAAACTGACTAAAATTGTGAACCTAGGCAATGTTAAGGGAGGATTCGTGTCAACCGCGACATTCACACGGGTGGTATGCGTTGTGCTTTCGTTGGTCTGCTTATTTCCAGGGGCGGTGCCTGGAATGAATGGGGACAATGAAATCGTATCGAAGACGAATAGCCCCTTAGATACCCTGGCGCAAGCGAAAATCTCCTCCCTTCCCCAAGGGGCGCGGATCGCCATTGTGGGAGATTCGATTACTTACGGCCATCTCTATAGCAGGGTTATCGAAGCCTATCTGGTGGCGTGTGCCGGGCGTAAGGATCTCAGTTTTTACACCTACGGCTGGTCCGGTGCGACGTGGCTGACATCAGTCGGCATGAATCGTGATATTTCATTGTTCAAGCCGACATGGGTCACATTAGCTTTTGGAATGAATGACGGCTTTTACAAACCGTTCAGTGACTACACCCGCGTCAATTATGAGCGAAGCTTGAGGCAGTCGCTGCAGGTGTTGCGGGAGCAAGGCGTGCAGTCCATTGTCGTCGCTTCTCCGGGCGCGGTGGATACGAAGTTCTATTCTCGGCCCATCCCGGACTTGCAGGGGTCGACTAACGTAGCCGAGGTCTATAATTCGACATTGGGTTCGCTCACCGAACTTGGACGGTCTCTGGCGGCAGAGCTTCGGTGTTCGTTTGTTGATTTGCACACCCCCATGATGGAGACCATGAAGCGGGCGAAATCATCACTCGGCGATGATTACGATGTCTGTGGCCGCGATGGCGTGCACCCCCGGGCCAATGGCGGCCTCATCATGGCGTACGCGTTCCTCAAGGCCCTGGGGTGTGACGGGACAATCGGCGATATTACCATTGATCTGAAGGGGAAAGCGGAGGCATCCGAAGGTCATGTCATCTGCCAGAGTGCGACAAGCAAGGTGGAAATCGCCAGTTCGCGCTATCCTTTTTGCTTTGACCCGGATCCGAAATCACCAACCAGCACGCGCAGCATCCTGCCGTTTATACCGTTCAACCGGGATCTGAATCGCCTGACCCTTCGGGTGAAGAATCTCGACACCCAGCGGGCGAGGATTATCTGGGGAGGTGAGGCGAGGGAATTCGAAAGGGTCAATCTTGAGGCGGGAATCAATCTTGTGGAGGAATTTTCCAAGACGCCCTTCGACGTGGAATTTCAGCGGTTCCTTTCAGCAATATACGCCAAGCAGGAAACTGAAAACCACGCGATTCAAAAGTACATATCGGGCTGTTGGCTCAATTCAGTGGATTTGGAAAAGCTGGAAAAGGATGCAGCGGTGCAGCAAGCGCTGACGCAACTCAAGATTTCACTCATGAATTATCATGATCGTATGGAGCGGGAAACCTACCTGGCGCTTCCTGTCATTAAGCACACCATCGAAGTCCAATCGATTCGGTGAATGAGGGATTAGCCATATGGACGAACAGGATAAGCTGAAAACCGAGCATGCCGTCAATCCGTTGGGGATCGATGTCCTGCCTCGCTTTTCGTGGTCGCAGGATGGGGCAGGGGGCCAGCGTGCGTATCGTCTTCTAGCCGCCAGTGATGAGGGGCTATTGCGTCGTCGTGAGCAGGTCGATGTCTGGGACAGCGGGCGGGTGGAGCGTCCGGATTCGTGCTTCGTCCCCTATGGCGGTAAAACGCTCAAATCCGGGCAACGGGTGTACTGGCAGGTTCAGACCTGGAATGAACAGGGCCTGCACCGGGTCAGCGAAATCGCCTGGTTCGAGATGGGCCTGCTGTCGGCCTCTGATTGGCAGGGCGTATTTATGGCGCCCAAATATTGCGGAACGGGGGGGCGCGGCTATCACAGTGCGGTTTTGAAGGCAGATCAAGCGGGTGAGTTCTGGGTGCAGATTGATCTGGGGCGGAATGAAACGTTCGATCGTATTGTCCTGTTTCCCTGTTATTACCGGGAACAAGGTGAGTCGGCAGGGCCTGGATTTGGCTTTCCGGTATCGTTCCGCATCGAAACTTCTGATCACATGGATGGATCGGCCGCACGATTGGTATACATGACAGACCAGGACATCGCCAACCCAGGGCTCAATCCTGTTGAAGTCAGGCCATTAGTCCCGGCTCAGGGGCGTTTTGTGCGGTTGACGGTGATCACGCCTTTCAACGCCGGAAAAGGAGCGCGATTACTGGCACTGGATGAGTTCCAGATTTTCATGGGCGGCACGAATTTGGCGCTCGGTAAGTCGGTATCCGTGTCCAATCAACTGGTGTCCAGCGTCCGTGCCGGGACCTATGACTGGCATGCCGATTGCCTGACCGACGGGATCATTCATGTCGATGAACCACGGCATAACCAGGGGGACGGGAATCTTCTGCGACGCCTGGTTGAAATCAATAAGCCCATTGTCCGGGCCCGTGTGTATGTCGGAAGCAGGGGATGGTATGAGTTGCGGTTCAACCAGCAGAAGGCGGGTGATGCCGTGCTGGATTCCGCGTGGACATCATTTGAAAAGCGCGTCCTCTATTCCGTATGGGATGTGACGGATCTCTTGAAACAAGGTGTCAATGTCGTGACCCTTCTGCTGGGCAGCGGTTGGAGCTGGCAGCCAGCGGTGATCCTGCAACTGCAGGTGGATCATCCGGACGGGTCACAAACGGTTCTCTGCAGTGACGATCGATGGCGGGTACTGCAAAGTCCCGTTATTGAAAGTCACGTGTATCATGGGGAGACCTATGATGCCCGGCTTGAACGGTCGGAGATTTTCGATTCGAAATTCGATGATTCGGATCGGCCTCAGGCGTTGACCTTTCCAGAATATCGTCCTGCGCTTTCAGCCCAGATGCAGCCCCCCATTCGTGTGGCGGAAACGGTGGCGCCGGTGGCCGTGTGTGAACCCCAAAAAGGGGTCTGGGTATTTGATCTGGGGCAGAACATTGCCGGTTGGGTGCGATTGCGGGTGAAAGGGGGGGCTGGCCAGCAAATCACGCTCCGTTTTGCGGAGTGCATTTTTGATGATGGCACGGTCTGGACGGATGAAGCGCAGACGAAGGCCCGGCAGGCAGGGCGCTTGCAGGCTGTGGACGGCATGCTCAATACAGCCAACAACCGCTCGGCCCGGGTAACGGATCGCTATATTTGCGCCGGGGGCGCAAGGGAAGAAATCTGGGAGCCCCGTTTTACCTATCACGGGTTCCGCTTTGTTGAAATGACCGGTTATGCCGGCCGGCCGGATCTCAACATGATTGAAGGGCGGGTCGTGCATACCGACGTTGCTTCCATCGGACAGTTCGAGTGCTCCAACGAGGTCCTCAACTGGGCACAACAGGCAAGCCGGTGGACGCTGCTCAATAACCTGCACAGTTTGCCGACGGACTGCTGTCAGCGTGATGAGCGACAGGGTTGGATGGCGGATGCGCATCTCGTCTGCGAGGCGATGCTGTGTAATTTCGATGCTGCGTCGACCTATGGCAAATGGCTCCAGGATATACGTGACGACCAGCGTGCGGATGGGGCAGTGGGCGACACTACGCCGTATACGCTGGCCCGGATGGGGGGGGATGTCGCGTGGGGTTGCGCCACCATTCTGGTGCCGTGGGAGGTATATCTCCATACAGGAGATATACGGGTCTTGGAGCAACATTGGGATAGCATGCGGCGCTACATGGAATTTCTCGACCGGTCGTATCCGACGCGTTTCGTTGATAATTCCATTTTTGGTGGGGACTGGCTGGCGATTGAGGAAACACCGCATCAACTGACGCATACCGGATTTTTACTGCTGAGTGCCCGGACCACGGCGCGGGTTGCCAGGATTCTCGGACAGCCTGTCGAAGCTGAACGCTGGAAAAAAATGGAACGGGAAACAAGGACTGTATTTCATCAAAGCTTTTTTGATCCAGCGACCAGCCAATATGGAAATGCGAAACAGTTCTCCCAAACCAAACTGGGTTTGGATGCAAATGATAACCCCAAAAATATGGACGGGGCGGGCAGTAGCCAGTTTGCCAATAGCTTTGCCTTGTATCTGGGCGTGGTTCCGGAAAATCTGCGCAGTGCCGTTTTTGCTAAACTGGTGGCGAACATCGAATCGCGGCTGAGACATTTAAGCACCGGTGTTCTGGGTACCAAATATTTACTGGAAACGCTTGGAGAAGAAGGCCGGGCGGACCTGGCGCTGGCCGTGATCACCGCGCCCGACTTTCCGGGCTATGGTTATATGCGAGCCCATCAGGCGACCACGCTCTGGGAACATTGGTCGCTTAAAACCGGCAGCGGCATGAATTCACATGATCATCCCTGGATGGCAAGCGTCTCGGCTTGGATGCTGAAATACCTGGCGGGCCTACGGCCAGCTGCGGAACAGCCCGGATTTGGGCAGATCTGCTTTAGGCCGCAGTTTCCGCAAGGGTTGCAGTTTGCCAGTGGGAAGATTGAGACGCGGCAGGGCCTGGTCAGTGCTTCCTGGCGGCGGCGCGATGAGACTGTGCGCCTGGAGTTGCGAGTGCCGGCTGGCTGTTCGGGAAATCTGTCGCTGCCTTCGGGGTGGCGTCTGCAAACTCCTAAAGGGGACCCGTCAGGAAAAATCACATCAGCCATTCATGCTGACAGCATTTCGCTCTCAGGCGGAACGTACACAATGTTATTGGAACAAATAACGAGTTGAAATGATGAGCGGTTTGTTTGCTTATGAAAAAATTTGATCTTAAAATTCGCGCCGTTCAGCTCGATCTGGCCCGGCAGATGGAAACCCTCGATTTCATCAAGGGCTTTATTGATTTCATCGCGGTGAATGGTTACAACACCTTGGCGCTTTACCTGGAAGGACGGATCAGAACGCCGACTTTCCCGTTTCCGTCTGATGCGGAAAGTTATTCGGTGGAACAGATGAAGGAGATTGTCCGCTATGCCGGAGTAAGAAATATTGAGATCATTCCGGTCGTTTCAGCAATGGGACATGCCGAATTATTTCTCAAGCATTCAAGCCTGGAATCCCTGGCGGAAAACAGGGGGGAATTCAAGGGTCGTTTCGGCTCCAGTTTTAAACAGGTCTTCTGTCCTTCCCTGGAAGCAACCTACACGTTTCTGGAAGCATATTTCACTGAAATCTGCGAGCTTTTCCCCTCGAAGTACTTTCATGCCGGCTGTGACGAAAGTTGGGATATCGGGTGCTGTGATCTTTGTCGCGCCCGGTTACAAAACGGCGAAACACAAGCGGATCTTTTTGCGAAGCACCTTTTGGCGGTTCGTCGCATTGTTACGGGAAAACTGGGCAAGCGGATGATTGTCTGGGACGATATGTTCGAGTATTACCCGCAGGCGCTGGAAGCGTTGCCGCGCGACGTTATCATGGCCTGCTGGCAATATCAGCCAGCGGTGGAAAAGGCCAAGGGGCATTTCAATAATCGGGCTGTGGTCGATTCGCTTACCCATTATGACCGGCTTGGATTCGATTATTTCATCTGCCCGGCCGATGAGTACACGATTCACAATGTCGAGAGCTTCACCGAATATGGTGCCAACCACCATCCTTTGGGCGGGTGGATGACCATCTGGTCAAAACGGATAACGTTCATGTTGCAAAGTATGCCGGCCATCGCCTATACCGGCCGCTTGTGGGCGTCCGGGGTAAGTGGCAACTACGATGAGTTGCTTCAAGGAGTTGTAAAGGACATCTTCGGCATAAATGATAAACCGTTTTATCAGGCTATTCGGGCGGTTTGCGGCATGGAGCTTTATCAGGAACGCTGTACTAGTTTGAATGCTTATCTGACATGTCATGAAAATGATGCCGATTACTGCCGCCCGCGTCTGGTGGATATGTTGCTGACGGTACTGCCTGGATATATTGATAAAGTTAAGGGGAACTCCCGCGATATTGTGGGAGAAATCATGCTCTCATTGCGCAGTGAGCAAATCAGTCATGAACTGCAAGAACTACTGCCAAAGTTCTTTAAAGGTAACACCGGTCAACCGGAACTGATTGTAAAGCTGGATTCAATTATTTCAAGGATTGAGGGCGTAGGCCGGGACCGTGTGGCCATGTGGCAGCGGGTACGACCTGATATTTCGCCTGCTGACATGGTGTCTGTCTATGCCCGATATTGCAAGGAGATGCGGGAAGTGCCTGCCGTGGTGGCAAAACATGGCTATTTGAAGGTTCACTTCATGTTGCCGGATCAGTATTCAGCCCAGACAACCAGGGTTTTCATCCAATATTCCGGTGTGACTGAATGGGAACAAATCGGGGTTGGTGTTTTTAAGGGAAATAAAGCAGCCGATTGTTTCTATTCCCGGATCTTCTGGATAGCCAAAGACAGAATTCCCACAAGCCTCAAAATAGAAACGTCCGGATTTGGGGGGCAAGGTTTTACCTATTTTGAAGCTGAAAACAGCAAGGGTCGTTTTACCCCCTGCCGGGTAAGCCGCATTTCAGGCAACGTGTCGGAGCCTGAGAATCTCTTGTGCCACGACTGGCAATGGTCCTTTGCCGGTAATCGAAACACTTTGGAATCAGTGTTGAACCCGGACATCGCCAACGCTACTCACAGTTTTGAAGTCGATCTTAGCTGTAAACCGTGAACGAAATTCCTGCTGTAAGTATTTTATCATTGCCGCTTGCCATAATGCGTTCAGCGATAATTGGCCAATATTAACAATTGCATTAATATCATGCATTGGTATTATATATACCACTGTTAGGAATAACTCCAAATTGATTCTAAGAGGAACAAAGTTATGAATGAGAAGTATGATTTAGCCGTGTTGGGGCTGGGTGGCATGGGGGATACGCATGTGGGTGCGGCGAAGGCGTCTCCGTATGTGCGGACCATTTATGGTTACGAGCCGGATGCTACGAGAGCCGCGCTGCGGGGCAAGGAGCTCGGCGTTAAGGCCACGTCTGATCTGGATTCCATTTTGAACAATCCTGAAATCAAACTCGTCACCATTGCCGCCATCAATCCTGTTCATGCTGAATTGGCCATTAAGGCGCTCCGGGCTGGGAAGGCGGTCATGTGCGAAAAGCCGATGGCTGAAACTCTGGAGGGGGCGAAGGAGATGATTCAGGTTGAAAAGGAGACGGGTAAATTCCTCCAGATCGGCTTTGAGCTGCGTTACTCGAAAATTTACATGAAGGCCAGGGAATGGATTGATCAGGGAGTGATTGGGAAAGTGGTGAATAGTCAGTGCCGTTACTACTGCAGTGAATTTCATTCCAAAAACACCTGGCGCAGTAACAGCAAGGGAACCCTGATCGGGGAGAAGCTTTCCCATTACCTGGATTTACAGCGTTGGTTTACGGGCAGTCCCGTCGAAGAGGTGTTTTCAATGGCCGCTCCCAATGTTGTTCCTTATTTCAACCATTCCGACAACCACCAGATCAGCATGCGCTTTCAAAACGGGGCCATCTCAAATCTGAATTTTGCCATGTATATTGCGGAATCGGATCACCGCGATCCGCTGCTCGAAATGTTGGAGAAGCAATCCGATGATGGCCATTACCTGCAATACCACATTTTCGGGACAAAAGGTGCGATCGAAACTGATGTGTTCCGCCGCCGAATCCGCCGTTGGGAATTCACTGATAGTCCGGAGCGGTTGGTTAGCAAAATGGCTGAGACGATCACGTACAAGCCCAGTGATGACAACGCTTGGATCCACAACACGCATGGGCAGAATATCAGGATTGCCGAGCTGGTGGCAAAAGGGTTACCTCCGGAAAATCCCGCCGCGGATTCCTTTGAGACGATGAGGGCCGGCTTTGCCGCAGAGATATCAGAACGGGAACACCGGATCGTCAAAATGAGCGAGTTGTAAGCCGAAAGAAAAGAATTTGAACAGAAGCACGCAAAGATCGCAAAGGGGTAAATGAGCCCTATTCCTAACAAGACGATGAAGACATTTCCCGGCTATCCGCAGGATCTTTCGGCAGGTGAAATTGACCGCCGGTTCCGGAAGGTGCTTGGGGACTTCGAAGTAGCTTCGGTCCCTTTGAAACTTAAAGTTACAGAAGAACTTCAGCTTAAAGGCGGGATTATCAGGCAGCGGGTGGAATACGACGTGGACAAAGGTGAACGCGTTTCCGCCTACCATCTCTTCAAGAAGGGCCTGCCTCAAAATGCCCCCGGAGTCTTGTCCATCCACGGACATGGCGGCGATGACATTTTTCCGGTAGGCAAGGCGTTCCACTGCCATCCTGTAAAAGATGATCCGCTCCAATACAGTTATCATGCAGCATTAGCCGGGTTCAGAGTCCTGGCTCCGGATGCCCTTTGTTTTGGCGAGCGTCAGGCCAAATGGGGCTACTCCACGAAATTCTTCGACGAAATCGCCGCGCATGCTGAACTGACTGGTCAGGGGAAAAGCCTGGCTTGGAAATCCGTATGGGATAATTCACGCGCCTTGGAAGCGCTGGAGAAGCTCGGGGCCCGTTCCCTGGGGGCCATCGGCTGGTCGGGTGGCAGTACGCAGGCGTATATTCTTGCCTCGGTGAACAAGAAGGTCGAGGCAACGGCGTGCTTCTTCAGCTTCATGACACTGCGGCATCAGTTCGGGCAGTACCGCTGCTGTCATTGTTTGTATCACTATATTCCGGGAATGATGAAGGCTGGCATCGACTGGGATCAGGTGGTGTCCCTCATTCCGCCCCGGAAGATCTTCCTGGGCTGGGGGGCGCTGGATGCAGGTTCGCCGGAAATCATGTACCGGAGTTTCGTCAGCGCCATTCAGAAACGGGTCAAGAACAAGTCTTCTGATAAATGCCTTTCCCTCCACGAAGAAGCCGGGAAAGGTCACGAGATCACTCTGCCCATGCTGGACAATGCCTTCCGGTTTTTGCAGATTCATTTGAATAAAGAAAGCGGCGATGTGTAAATGAAGAAAATCCGATATATTTTCCCGAAGACGACTAATTTCCGGGAGACACGGCCGGGGCTATGCTGGGAGCACATGTATGGCTGGATGGAAGGATACGGGATGCTCTTTGACCCCGCGGTCTTTTCGCTGACAGGCATTGTCCCGGAATGGGAGAACGGCTGGAATAAGAAAAGCGCGGCCGGTGATTTTGTCATCACTCCCTGCGCGCAAGCGTCGGAGCTTTTTGAAAACCTGAAAATCCCCGGACTCTATGTCCGTCCTGCAATAATCCCGGGGATACGGACCCATTCGCGCAAATCCGAAAAAGAGAAACTGACGACGCCTGCAGGTCAGCTGTTCTATCCTTTCGATCTCCTTTACGACACCTACGCGGGGGAGGATGCAAACTGGATTCTCGGTGAGAATCCGGCGATTAAAAAACTTGGAAAATCCATGGCGGTTAGTTTTGAACTCTTTGCCATGTTCGGCTATTTCCGGAATGAGATGCCCGAGGAGATACTCATAAAAGGCGCTGATATTGTGGCAAGTTTGTTGGAGCAATGTGAGGTTTCTTCTGCAAAGCCCGCGCGTGGCGCGTTTCCTCGCGAGCTTCGCCTCGATTGCCAGGCATACGGAGTTAACCGTTTGTTACTGCAGTGGTTCCTGGAGATAAAAGGACAGAGCCGTGATGCCGTAAGGATTGCGGATGCATTCTTTCTAAAGGCGATGGCGGCTATCCAATCCGACAGGGCAAAGGATGCGACCCTTCATTTGCGGCAGGCCTTTGTGCATTTGGCTAAACTGAGAAAAGAATTTTCAAAAATGGATGTTCTTTTTCTGGAATACCCGCATCTTGGGATTCTCTTTAAGGATAAGGGGTTCTTTGAACTTGAATGGCCGCACTACTCCAGGGAAATGCTCCTTTCGTATTTCGAGCAGATTGAAAAGCACGGTTACAAGGTCAGCCTCGAGGGTGGCGCCGCCTGCTGGGAAAATCTCGCTACGCGTTATCCGCGCCTGGGAGAAACGGTCGCGAAGCTCTGGAAAAAGGGAACGATCGAATTGACGAACGGAACCTATTCTCTTCCTTATGCGCTGATGTCATCGCTCGCGCTACAATTCTGGCAGTTCAAAAAGGGCAATGAAACCTTTGCAAGGGTTTTTGGGAAGACCCCGTCCGTCTATCAGTGCCAGGAAAACTCCCTAACGCCCCAGATGCCGGAACTCCTCAGACATTTCGGGTATCAACGCGCGCTCCACATCACCCAGAACCACGGGGAGGCGCCGGCCGAAAACACGGATTTCATTAATTGGGAAAGTCCGGCCGGACACGGCATCATATCCATGACCGCACGCCATCCGGCCCTCTCCCGGAAAGGCAATAACTACTTCCTGGATTTGCCCCTGATCCATGACGAATACGGCAGGTGTGAAAAATCCCTCAACTATGTGAGCTTTCAGGATCTCGGCTATGTCCCCTTCAGGATCCACATGATCAGGGCTCACCAGTATGCGCCCGTTTGGGGCAGTTATGAGCTCGATCGGGAGCGCTTCAAGTTGGCTCCGGAAAATGCTCCTGTCAAAAGCTATACGGCAGATTCCTACAAGCTATCTGAAAAATTCTTTTATCCGAACGAGACGAATTTGAATCCGTTCAGCCATTATGAAAATATCCAGGCATTGTCTGCGCGGTTGCGGCAGTTGCGACTCGCAGGGTGCGCCAGCGGGCAGCGTGACGAGGCCTATCGGATCCTCGACCAATGTGTTGGCCAGCTTTGTCTTCTGGAGGCGCATGATTGTTCCTATGTCCAGGGACAGCGCCGTGGTGAGTTCCATGCCAGTAATAACAATGAAGTCCCTCCTTACTCCCGTGAGACTCTCACCCAGAAACTCGCGGAAATCACTTCGGATGCCGTAGCAGAACTTGATAAGGCCGATAAATTACTGTTTGCAGGTAAGTCTACGTCAAAGCTTTTCAATGCCGCCGAAGTCCCGCTTGCCTTCGGAAGAATTCGCGCACCGGAATCATATCGTGGCGCGAATACGGTAAAGCAGGGTGCCGATCTTTACGCCGTTGGCCCTTTCCCTGCATTTTCATCGAGTGACCCCGCGGCAGCTAACAAACGTGCCAGTGGACCACAAGGGGCATTCGACAACGGTCTTTGGCGGCTCGAAATCGACAAGCAGG
This genomic interval from bacterium contains the following:
- a CDS encoding beta-galactosidase trimerization domain-containing protein, with the protein product MKTEIIRIEWGSLIPALHDAHPSHDEAYDAGVRLAVSGGKVLRQEFYRKDVKPGGGWVTETSLSEIRTAGWQAESRNQIYGLSLTVSGKPDMKFRLMFPWGKIAFTLDQIHRQRFLEWPFGPKYRLLSVRAWNDGVDPMELGFVNDPLPEACPPKPILTLEPQAFHGARCFYRYFDREPAWIGQLQEISASYSWKEAGRKSYLVLYMMLGPPYAKQDARRGRSCRTMRYEVLINGHSLGVTDRYFSFFRSDQKLEEITLEVPPRLVKRGKNHLTIRNHDHCFHLLLVKAEWHEEPLQDALFGVRLPELVLPRGYYTGFDTNVVAPENAAEFKRLLVDISDGQHCNYVLLRPEGSLIHAVDLDEWVRIFTQKGIHFSYLFDEMEGTRRLQEKAGPLFLGHFSHEISHCPHQYASGQIRNENQPTMRTAHENYMRYARWLVRYIKQASPQTQVTVGESQLLAALNYQAGVDRVLPQVNWGVHNGILLAEARGANGTFKKEGFGVHFAGGCLNFPPSLATERLYQVSLHTCYLHGVKHLYDEESALAMIHGIRPYSKHSRFCRGRRALLARYNRFLSQHGDPGTPEVPLAMMTGRYEFPFPTSFPKIGEQKVWQNFGGTDAAWHPSDPEAGWKLLRVLLPGALIPDFPAESEDVRLWHSGTPLGQFDIISSTSPAQSWRKYRTIIFPGWNSMEAPLYRKLLTFVKSGGTLLMTAPQLSTRVDREYLREMAHPEWIFGGEVQELFGVKLLKQGGFAQEVRGDEDNILLPKLIRLSAKINNTRLKLAGAQVLARDQRGQPVLVENRVGKGVARLLTLQAFPGSPGLQPLMAELCKSLATEARGKIWVEDPSTDVAWYLFRKEGHQHLWLLNTDWTTAGNVKNVQIHAGSRLWPVTVLQGEPMCVQID
- a CDS encoding SGNH/GDSL hydrolase family protein, giving the protein MNGDNEIVSKTNSPLDTLAQAKISSLPQGARIAIVGDSITYGHLYSRVIEAYLVACAGRKDLSFYTYGWSGATWLTSVGMNRDISLFKPTWVTLAFGMNDGFYKPFSDYTRVNYERSLRQSLQVLREQGVQSIVVASPGAVDTKFYSRPIPDLQGSTNVAEVYNSTLGSLTELGRSLAAELRCSFVDLHTPMMETMKRAKSSLGDDYDVCGRDGVHPRANGGLIMAYAFLKALGCDGTIGDITIDLKGKAEASEGHVICQSATSKVEIASSRYPFCFDPDPKSPTSTRSILPFIPFNRDLNRLTLRVKNLDTQRARIIWGGEAREFERVNLEAGINLVEEFSKTPFDVEFQRFLSAIYAKQETENHAIQKYISGCWLNSVDLEKLEKDAAVQQALTQLKISLMNYHDRMERETYLALPVIKHTIEVQSIR
- a CDS encoding family 78 glycoside hydrolase catalytic domain — its product is MDEQDKLKTEHAVNPLGIDVLPRFSWSQDGAGGQRAYRLLAASDEGLLRRREQVDVWDSGRVERPDSCFVPYGGKTLKSGQRVYWQVQTWNEQGLHRVSEIAWFEMGLLSASDWQGVFMAPKYCGTGGRGYHSAVLKADQAGEFWVQIDLGRNETFDRIVLFPCYYREQGESAGPGFGFPVSFRIETSDHMDGSAARLVYMTDQDIANPGLNPVEVRPLVPAQGRFVRLTVITPFNAGKGARLLALDEFQIFMGGTNLALGKSVSVSNQLVSSVRAGTYDWHADCLTDGIIHVDEPRHNQGDGNLLRRLVEINKPIVRARVYVGSRGWYELRFNQQKAGDAVLDSAWTSFEKRVLYSVWDVTDLLKQGVNVVTLLLGSGWSWQPAVILQLQVDHPDGSQTVLCSDDRWRVLQSPVIESHVYHGETYDARLERSEIFDSKFDDSDRPQALTFPEYRPALSAQMQPPIRVAETVAPVAVCEPQKGVWVFDLGQNIAGWVRLRVKGGAGQQITLRFAECIFDDGTVWTDEAQTKARQAGRLQAVDGMLNTANNRSARVTDRYICAGGAREEIWEPRFTYHGFRFVEMTGYAGRPDLNMIEGRVVHTDVASIGQFECSNEVLNWAQQASRWTLLNNLHSLPTDCCQRDERQGWMADAHLVCEAMLCNFDAASTYGKWLQDIRDDQRADGAVGDTTPYTLARMGGDVAWGCATILVPWEVYLHTGDIRVLEQHWDSMRRYMEFLDRSYPTRFVDNSIFGGDWLAIEETPHQLTHTGFLLLSARTTARVARILGQPVEAERWKKMERETRTVFHQSFFDPATSQYGNAKQFSQTKLGLDANDNPKNMDGAGSSQFANSFALYLGVVPENLRSAVFAKLVANIESRLRHLSTGVLGTKYLLETLGEEGRADLALAVITAPDFPGYGYMRAHQATTLWEHWSLKTGSGMNSHDHPWMASVSAWMLKYLAGLRPAAEQPGFGQICFRPQFPQGLQFASGKIETRQGLVSASWRRRDETVRLELRVPAGCSGNLSLPSGWRLQTPKGDPSGKITSAIHADSISLSGGTYTMLLEQITS